The Hydrogenophaga crocea genome contains a region encoding:
- a CDS encoding GNAT family N-acetyltransferase has translation MRADVESLERATLQAVAPEHVDDSVPGWLLPMDGGTVGRAQCAVPLSHAAPDPALIEPIAQRYRERGFAPAWRLPDTEAFAAFHAALAARGYTRRQPTLTQTHTVAALLQNVPEPAPDGASVRLAERPDAAWLAMYLGEGLDPVDGASRSRALSRAEGTRFASLVDGGQTLACGAASFGHGWLGVHGMRTAARQRGRGLAARVVRAMAQEAQRRGIERVFLQVDAGNAPALALYQRLGFRTAWGYAYWRL, from the coding sequence ATGCGCGCCGACGTCGAATCGCTCGAGCGCGCCACCCTGCAGGCCGTCGCGCCCGAACACGTCGACGACAGCGTGCCCGGCTGGCTGCTGCCCATGGACGGCGGCACCGTGGGCCGCGCCCAGTGCGCGGTGCCGCTGTCGCACGCCGCGCCCGATCCCGCGCTGATCGAGCCCATCGCCCAGCGCTACCGCGAGCGCGGTTTTGCGCCGGCCTGGCGGCTGCCCGACACCGAGGCTTTCGCCGCGTTCCACGCCGCGCTGGCGGCGCGCGGCTACACCCGCCGCCAGCCCACGCTCACGCAGACCCACACGGTGGCCGCGCTGCTGCAGAACGTGCCCGAACCGGCGCCCGACGGGGCGAGCGTGCGGCTCGCCGAGCGGCCCGACGCCGCCTGGCTCGCCATGTACCTGGGCGAAGGCCTGGACCCGGTCGACGGCGCGAGCCGCTCGCGTGCGCTTTCGCGCGCCGAGGGCACGCGCTTTGCCAGCCTGGTCGACGGTGGCCAGACCCTGGCCTGCGGCGCCGCGAGCTTCGGCCACGGCTGGCTGGGCGTGCATGGCATGCGCACCGCGGCGCGCCAGCGCGGCCGCGGGCTGGCCGCCCGGGTGGTGCGCGCCATGGCGCAGGAGGCGCAGCGCCGCGGCATCGAGCGGGTGTTCCTGCAGGTCGACGCCGGCAACGCGCCGGCCCTGGCGCTCTACCAGCGCCTGGGGTTTCGCACCGCCTGGGGTTACGCCTACTGGCGGCTGTGA
- a CDS encoding molybdenum cofactor biosynthesis protein MoaE — protein MSARVSIQTADFDLSTEVALLRLQDKGVGAVCSFLGTVRDRNDGQSVSAMELEHYPGMTEKAIEAMIDQAFERFDILGARVIHRVGPLQPLDQIVLVVVSSAHRGQSFQACEFLMDYLKTQAPFWKKEQTPEGARWVDARVSDDAALARWGIQAPNA, from the coding sequence ATGAGCGCGCGCGTCAGCATCCAGACCGCCGACTTCGACCTCAGCACCGAGGTCGCCCTGCTGCGCCTGCAGGACAAGGGGGTGGGCGCGGTCTGCAGTTTCCTGGGCACCGTGCGCGACCGCAACGACGGCCAGTCGGTGAGCGCGATGGAGCTCGAGCACTACCCGGGCATGACCGAAAAGGCCATCGAGGCCATGATCGACCAGGCCTTCGAGCGCTTCGACATCCTGGGCGCGCGCGTGATCCACCGTGTGGGCCCGCTGCAGCCGCTCGACCAGATCGTGCTCGTGGTGGTGAGCTCGGCCCACCGCGGCCAGAGCTTCCAGGCCTGCGAGTTCCTCATGGACTACCTCAAGACCCAGGCGCCGTTCTGGAAGAAAGAGCAGACGCCCGAGGGCGCGCGCTGGGTCGACGCGCGCGTGAGCGACGACGCCGCGCTCGCGCGCTGGGGCATCCAGGCGCCCAACGCCTGA
- the moaD gene encoding molybdopterin converting factor subunit 1, whose protein sequence is MNTIQLRYFASIREAIGTGAERISTAAPTLAALRDELIARGGAHAEALARGRAVRVSLNQTMADESAALPEGAEVAFFPPVTGG, encoded by the coding sequence ATGAACACCATCCAGCTGCGTTACTTCGCGTCCATCCGCGAGGCCATCGGCACCGGCGCCGAGCGCATCAGCACCGCCGCGCCCACGCTCGCGGCCCTGCGCGACGAACTCATCGCGCGCGGCGGCGCCCACGCCGAGGCGCTGGCGCGCGGCCGCGCGGTGCGCGTGTCGCTCAACCAGACCATGGCCGACGAATCGGCCGCGCTGCCCGAGGGCGCCGAGGTGGCCTTCTTCCCTCCGGTCACGGGCGGCTGA
- the glp gene encoding gephyrin-like molybdotransferase Glp produces MNAPARAPLMALDQALAALLERATPLAGTETVPTFDAAARVLAQDLVSALQVPPNDNASMDGYAVRTADVTAAGAVLPVSQRIPAGHAGEPLKPGTCARIFTGAPLPAGADAVVMQEDTREVGGDLHAVHIDAVPAPGQWVRRAGEDVTRGAVVLARGQRLDEAALGLAASLGLAQLPVARRPRVALFSTGDELVMPGEVPPEAMKPGAIYNSNRFFLRALLQRFGCEVSDLGIVPDRREATLAALKTAADHHDLILTSGGVSVGEEDHIKPAVQQLGGLDLWQIAMKPGKPFAYGHVRRDPGVPGAAPGDCHFIGLPGNPVSSYVTFLLLVRPFLLKLQGVSDPAALRLPPAMALRADFAVPRADKRREFLRVRRNAQGGLDLFPNQSSGVLTSTVWADGLVDNPAGTTIAPGDTVSFIALSDLLA; encoded by the coding sequence ATGAACGCCCCGGCCCGCGCTCCCCTGATGGCCCTGGACCAGGCCCTGGCCGCCCTGCTCGAACGCGCCACGCCCCTCGCCGGCACCGAGACCGTGCCCACCTTCGACGCTGCCGCGCGCGTGCTCGCACAAGACCTGGTGAGCGCGCTGCAGGTGCCCCCGAACGACAACGCGTCCATGGACGGCTACGCCGTGCGCACGGCCGACGTCACCGCCGCCGGCGCGGTGCTGCCCGTGAGCCAGCGCATCCCGGCCGGCCACGCGGGCGAGCCGCTCAAGCCCGGCACCTGCGCGCGCATCTTCACCGGCGCGCCGCTGCCCGCGGGGGCCGACGCCGTGGTGATGCAGGAAGACACGCGCGAGGTCGGCGGCGACCTGCACGCGGTGCACATCGACGCCGTGCCCGCACCCGGCCAATGGGTGCGCCGCGCCGGTGAAGACGTGACGCGCGGCGCCGTGGTGCTCGCGCGCGGCCAGCGCCTCGACGAGGCCGCGCTCGGCCTGGCCGCGAGCCTGGGTCTGGCGCAACTGCCCGTGGCGCGCCGCCCGCGCGTGGCGCTGTTTTCCACCGGCGACGAACTCGTGATGCCCGGCGAGGTGCCGCCCGAGGCCATGAAGCCCGGCGCCATCTACAACTCCAACCGCTTCTTCCTGCGCGCGCTGCTGCAGCGCTTCGGCTGCGAGGTGAGCGACCTCGGCATCGTGCCCGACCGGCGCGAGGCCACGCTGGCGGCGCTCAAGACCGCGGCCGACCACCACGACCTCATCCTCACGAGCGGCGGCGTGTCGGTGGGCGAAGAAGACCACATCAAGCCCGCGGTGCAGCAGCTCGGCGGGCTCGATCTCTGGCAGATCGCGATGAAGCCCGGCAAGCCCTTTGCCTACGGCCATGTGCGCCGCGACCCGGGCGTGCCCGGCGCCGCGCCCGGCGATTGCCACTTCATCGGCCTGCCCGGCAACCCGGTGTCGAGCTACGTCACCTTCCTGCTGCTGGTGCGGCCCTTCCTGCTCAAGCTGCAGGGCGTGAGCGACCCTGCGGCGCTGCGCCTGCCGCCGGCCATGGCCCTGCGCGCCGACTTCGCCGTGCCGCGCGCCGACAAACGCCGCGAGTTCCTGCGCGTGCGCCGCAATGCGCAGGGCGGGCTCGACCTGTTCCCCAACCAGAGCTCGGGCGTGCTCACCTCCACCGTGTGGGCCGACGGCCTGGTCGACAACCCCGCCGGCACCACCATCGCACCTGGCGACACCGTGTCATTCATCGCCCTGTCGGACCTGCTCGCATGA
- the mobB gene encoding molybdopterin-guanine dinucleotide biosynthesis protein B gives MHVVGFAGFSGSGKTTLVEQLIPALRLRGLRVAVIKHAHHNFDVDHPGKDTWRHREAGAVEILAASPRRLVVMREFEAGAEHDVHALIARLSAAPDWVLVEGFKRSSLPKVEVWREASGQPVIYPGQPRVLAIATDSPAALPEPPARPVLDLNAPDDLAAWLVDNASRFHYTPPAET, from the coding sequence ATGCACGTCGTCGGCTTCGCAGGCTTCTCGGGTTCGGGCAAGACCACGCTGGTCGAGCAACTGATCCCGGCGCTGCGCCTGCGTGGCCTGCGCGTGGCGGTCATCAAGCACGCCCACCACAATTTCGACGTCGACCACCCGGGCAAGGACACCTGGCGCCACCGCGAGGCCGGCGCGGTGGAGATCCTGGCCGCCTCGCCCCGCCGTCTGGTCGTGATGCGCGAATTCGAAGCCGGCGCCGAGCACGACGTGCACGCGCTGATCGCGCGCCTGAGCGCCGCGCCCGACTGGGTGCTGGTCGAGGGCTTCAAGCGCAGCAGCCTGCCCAAGGTCGAGGTCTGGCGCGAAGCGAGCGGCCAGCCCGTGATCTACCCGGGCCAGCCGCGGGTGCTGGCCATCGCCACCGACAGCCCCGCCGCGCTGCCCGAACCACCCGCACGCCCCGTGCTGGATTTGAACGCGCCCGATGACCTGGCCGCGTGGCTGGTCGACAATGCCAGCCGGTTCCACTACACGCCCCCCGCAGAGACATGA
- the thrC gene encoding threonine synthase yields MRYLSTRGHADRKRFCEILLEGLAPDGGLYLPEHYPQVDAAGLQRLRAAYGNGRPGGYAALAFEILSLYIDDIPAADLRALCERTYTEAVFGSAAIVPLKRLEDGFYLEALSNGPTLAFKDMAMQLLGNLFEYELGRRGAELNILGATSGDTGSAAEHAMKGKRGVRVFMLSPHGRMSPFQQAQMFSLMDPNIHNIAIEGVFDDCQDIVKAVSNDLAFKREHKIGTVNSINWARLLAQVVYYFAGYFQATQHDSEKVSFTVPSGNFGNVCAGHVARQMGLPIDRLVVATNENDVLDEFFRTGVYRVRGSADTHETSSPSMDISKASNFERFVFDLVGRDAARCKALFHDALSRDGRFDLSADAAFVGAASTYGFLSGKSTHADRLATIRDVSQRFGVVIDTHTADGVKVAREHRSAGVPMVVLETALPIKFAETIVEALGREPERPAAFAGIEALPKRVQVMRADAAQVKAYIAGHCG; encoded by the coding sequence ATGCGCTACCTCTCCACCCGCGGCCACGCCGACCGCAAGCGCTTCTGCGAGATCCTGCTCGAAGGCCTGGCGCCCGACGGCGGCCTCTACCTGCCCGAGCACTACCCGCAGGTGGACGCGGCCGGTCTGCAGCGCCTGCGCGCGGCCTACGGCAATGGCCGGCCGGGCGGGTATGCCGCGCTGGCCTTCGAGATCCTCTCGCTGTACATCGACGACATTCCCGCGGCCGACCTGCGCGCGCTGTGCGAGCGCACCTACACCGAGGCGGTGTTCGGCAGCGCGGCCATCGTGCCGCTCAAGCGGCTCGAAGACGGCTTCTACCTCGAAGCCCTGTCCAATGGCCCCACGCTGGCCTTCAAGGACATGGCCATGCAGCTGCTGGGCAACCTGTTCGAGTACGAACTGGGCCGCCGTGGCGCCGAGCTCAACATCCTGGGCGCCACCAGCGGCGACACCGGCAGCGCCGCCGAGCACGCCATGAAGGGCAAGCGCGGCGTGCGCGTGTTCATGCTGAGCCCGCACGGCCGCATGAGCCCGTTCCAGCAGGCGCAGATGTTCAGCCTGATGGACCCCAACATCCACAACATCGCCATCGAAGGCGTGTTCGACGATTGCCAGGACATCGTCAAGGCCGTGAGCAACGACCTGGCCTTCAAGCGCGAACACAAGATCGGCACCGTCAACTCGATCAACTGGGCGCGCCTACTCGCGCAGGTTGTCTACTACTTCGCGGGCTACTTCCAGGCCACGCAGCACGACAGCGAGAAGGTCTCGTTCACCGTGCCCAGCGGCAACTTCGGCAACGTCTGCGCGGGCCACGTCGCGCGCCAGATGGGTCTGCCGATCGACCGCCTCGTGGTGGCCACGAACGAGAACGACGTGCTCGACGAGTTCTTCCGCACCGGCGTCTACCGCGTGCGCGGTAGCGCCGACACGCACGAAACCTCCAGCCCGTCCATGGACATCTCCAAGGCGAGCAACTTCGAGCGCTTCGTGTTCGACCTCGTGGGCCGCGACGCCGCGCGCTGCAAGGCGCTGTTTCACGACGCGCTGTCGCGCGACGGCCGCTTCGACCTCAGCGCCGACGCCGCCTTCGTGGGCGCCGCCAGCACCTACGGTTTCCTGAGCGGCAAGAGCACGCACGCCGACCGCCTCGCCACCATCCGCGACGTGTCGCAGCGTTTCGGCGTGGTGATCGACACCCACACCGCCGACGGCGTGAAGGTCGCGCGCGAGCACCGCAGCGCCGGCGTGCCCATGGTGGTGCTCGAAACGGCGCTGCCGATCAAGTTCGCCGAGACCATCGTCGAGGCCCTGGGCCGCGAGCCCGAGCGCCCGGCCGCTTTCGCGGGCATCGAAGCCCTGCCCAAGCGCGTGCAGGTGATGCGCGCCGACGCCGCGCAGGTCAAGGCCTACATCGCCGGCCACTGCGGCTGA
- a CDS encoding homoserine dehydrogenase, with protein sequence MKPIQVGLLGIGTVGSGTFEVLRRNQEEIRRRAGRGIQITMVADLDVARARAIVGEGVTVVGDAREVIANPEIDIVIELIGGYGIAKALVMEAIAAGKHVVTANKALLAVHGTEIFAAASQRGVMVAFEAAVAGGIPIIKALREGLTANRIQWIAGIINGTTNFILSEMRGKGLDFDVVLKEAQRLGYAEADPTFDIEGVDAAHKATIMSAIAFGIPVQFDKAHVEGITKLSAIDIRYAEQLGYRIKLLGIAKRRPRPNAAGDAAVGIELRVHPSLVPSKRLIANVEGAMNAVVVQGDAVGTTLYYGKGAGSEPTASAVIADLVDVTRLHTADPHHRVPHLAFQPDAMSDLPVLPMSEVVTSYYLRLRVADQAGVLAQVTGLLAGRGISIDAVLQREADEVGGEGATSTDLIILTHDTREGTMNEVLEQLQALPSVLAPIVRIRKEELN encoded by the coding sequence ATGAAACCCATTCAAGTAGGCCTGCTGGGCATTGGCACCGTGGGCAGCGGCACCTTCGAGGTGCTTCGGCGCAACCAGGAAGAGATCCGCCGCCGCGCGGGCCGCGGCATCCAGATCACCATGGTGGCCGACCTCGACGTTGCGCGCGCCAGGGCCATCGTGGGCGAGGGCGTGACCGTGGTGGGCGATGCGCGCGAGGTCATCGCCAACCCCGAGATCGACATCGTGATCGAGCTCATCGGCGGCTACGGCATCGCCAAGGCGCTCGTGATGGAGGCCATCGCGGCCGGCAAGCACGTGGTCACGGCCAACAAGGCGCTGCTCGCGGTGCACGGTACCGAGATCTTCGCGGCCGCTTCGCAGCGTGGCGTCATGGTGGCCTTCGAGGCCGCGGTCGCCGGCGGCATCCCCATCATCAAGGCGCTGCGCGAAGGCCTCACGGCCAACCGCATCCAGTGGATCGCCGGCATCATCAACGGCACCACCAACTTCATCCTCTCCGAAATGCGCGGCAAGGGGCTGGACTTCGACGTGGTGCTCAAGGAAGCCCAGCGCCTGGGCTATGCCGAGGCCGACCCGACCTTCGACATCGAGGGCGTGGACGCCGCGCACAAGGCGACCATCATGAGCGCCATCGCCTTCGGCATCCCGGTGCAGTTCGACAAGGCCCACGTCGAAGGCATCACCAAGCTCTCGGCCATCGACATCCGCTACGCCGAACAGCTCGGCTACCGCATCAAGCTGCTGGGCATCGCCAAGCGCCGCCCCAGGCCGAATGCGGCCGGCGACGCGGCCGTGGGCATCGAGCTGCGCGTGCACCCGAGCCTGGTGCCGTCCAAGCGCCTGATCGCCAACGTGGAAGGCGCCATGAACGCCGTGGTGGTGCAGGGCGATGCCGTGGGCACCACCCTCTACTACGGCAAGGGCGCGGGCAGCGAGCCCACCGCCAGCGCCGTGATCGCCGATCTCGTCGACGTGACGCGCCTGCACACCGCCGACCCGCACCACCGCGTGCCGCACCTGGCCTTCCAGCCCGACGCCATGAGCGACCTGCCGGTGCTGCCCATGAGCGAGGTGGTCACGAGCTACTACCTGCGCCTGCGCGTGGCCGACCAGGCCGGCGTGCTGGCCCAGGTCACGGGCCTGCTCGCGGGCCGCGGCATCAGCATCGACGCCGTGCTGCAGCGCGAGGCCGACGAGGTGGGCGGCGAGGGCGCGACCAGCACCGACCTGATCATCCTCACGCACGACACGCGAGAAGGCACCATGAACGAGGTGCTCGAACAACTGCAGGCCCTGCCCAGCGTGCTCGCGCCCATCGTGCGCATCCGCAAGGAAGAGCTCAACTGA
- a CDS encoding pyridoxal phosphate-dependent aminotransferase gives MKTIQKSAKLANVCYDIRGPIMDAARQMEEEGHKIIKLNIGNLAVFGFDAPEEIQQDMIRNLPNSAGYSDSKGIFAARKAVMHETQLQGIKGVTLDDIYLGNGASELIVMATNALLDDGDEVLLPAPDYPLWTAAASLSGGTPVHYLCDEAKGWMPDLEDIRRNITPATKAIVVINPNNPTGALYSKELLLQIVSIAREHGLVIFADEVYDKVLYDDVKHVPIGSLSEDVLTLTFNSLSKSYRSCGYRAGWLVVSGDKKPAKDYIEGLNMLSNMRLCANVPGQWAIQTALGGYQSINDLVCEGGRLRRQRDLAHELITAIPGVTCVKPQAALYMFPRLDPKMYPIEDDQQMFLELLQETRVMLVQGSGFNYPDNQHFRIVFLPHEDDLREAIGRVAKFLEHWRKRHGT, from the coding sequence TTGAAGACCATCCAGAAATCCGCCAAGCTTGCCAACGTCTGCTACGACATCCGCGGCCCGATCATGGACGCGGCGCGGCAGATGGAGGAGGAAGGCCACAAGATCATCAAGCTCAACATCGGCAACCTGGCCGTGTTCGGCTTCGATGCGCCCGAGGAGATCCAGCAGGACATGATCCGCAACCTGCCGAACTCGGCCGGTTACTCCGACAGCAAGGGCATCTTCGCGGCGCGCAAGGCGGTGATGCACGAGACCCAGTTGCAGGGCATCAAGGGCGTCACGCTCGACGACATCTACCTCGGCAACGGCGCGAGCGAGCTGATCGTGATGGCCACCAATGCGCTGCTCGACGATGGCGACGAGGTGCTGCTGCCCGCGCCCGACTACCCGCTGTGGACGGCCGCGGCGAGCCTCTCGGGCGGCACGCCGGTGCATTACCTGTGCGACGAGGCCAAGGGCTGGATGCCCGACCTCGAAGACATCCGCCGCAATATCACGCCGGCCACCAAGGCCATCGTGGTCATCAACCCGAACAATCCCACGGGCGCGCTGTACTCGAAAGAGCTGCTGTTGCAGATCGTTTCGATCGCGCGCGAGCACGGCCTGGTGATCTTCGCCGACGAGGTCTACGACAAGGTGCTCTACGACGACGTGAAGCACGTGCCCATCGGCAGCCTGTCCGAAGACGTGCTCACGCTCACCTTCAACTCGCTGTCCAAGAGCTACCGCTCGTGCGGCTACCGCGCGGGCTGGCTCGTGGTCTCGGGCGACAAGAAGCCCGCCAAGGACTATATCGAGGGCCTGAACATGCTCTCGAACATGCGCCTGTGTGCCAACGTGCCGGGCCAGTGGGCGATCCAGACCGCGCTCGGCGGCTACCAGAGCATCAACGACCTGGTGTGCGAAGGTGGGCGCCTGCGCCGCCAGCGCGACCTCGCGCACGAGCTCATCACCGCCATTCCGGGCGTCACCTGCGTGAAGCCGCAGGCCGCGCTCTACATGTTCCCGCGCCTCGATCCCAAGATGTACCCCATCGAGGACGACCAGCAGATGTTCCTCGAGCTGCTGCAGGAAACGCGCGTGATGCTGGTGCAGGGCTCGGGCTTCAACTACCCCGACAACCAGCACTTCCGCATCGTGTTCCTGCCGCACGAGGACGACCTGCGCGAGGCCATCGGCCGCGTCGCGAAGTTTCTCGAGCACTGGCGAAAACGCCACGGCACCTGA
- a CDS encoding Mth938-like domain-containing protein has product MKLHADNPHLLAITAQGEGWVSVNGERHTGSLVLSASRGLRTWPCQRFEELGAAHFEELLDTPDAPPELVVFGSGRRLRFVAPALLRALIERGIGVETMDTAAACRTYNILAGEGRRVTAALLLEG; this is encoded by the coding sequence ATGAAACTGCACGCCGACAACCCCCATCTGCTCGCCATCACCGCCCAGGGCGAGGGCTGGGTCTCGGTCAATGGCGAACGCCACACCGGCAGCCTGGTGCTGAGTGCATCGCGCGGCCTGCGCACCTGGCCCTGCCAGCGTTTCGAAGAGCTGGGCGCGGCGCACTTCGAGGAGCTGCTCGACACGCCCGACGCTCCGCCCGAGCTCGTGGTGTTCGGCAGCGGCCGGCGGCTGCGCTTCGTCGCCCCCGCGCTGCTGCGCGCGCTGATCGAGCGCGGCATCGGTGTGGAGACCATGGACACGGCGGCGGCCTGCCGCACGTACAACATCCTGGCGGGCGAGGGCCGCCGCGTCACGGCCGCCCTCCTCCTGGAGGGGTAG
- a CDS encoding peroxiredoxin, whose protein sequence is MAVVVNKPIPEFESLATGGVKVSHQSHLGQTLVLYFYPKDNTPGCTTEAMQFRDKYKDFVKAGAQVFGVSRDNMKSHDDFKAKLELPFELIADTEEKMCHMFGVVKNKIMYGKKVKGIERSTFLIGPDGVLKQEWRGLKVPGHVEEVLKAVKALKKAA, encoded by the coding sequence ATGGCCGTCGTTGTCAACAAACCTATCCCCGAGTTCGAATCGCTGGCGACTGGCGGCGTGAAGGTCAGCCACCAGAGCCACCTCGGGCAAACCCTGGTGCTGTACTTCTACCCCAAGGACAACACGCCCGGCTGCACCACCGAGGCCATGCAGTTCCGCGACAAGTACAAGGACTTCGTGAAGGCCGGCGCCCAGGTGTTCGGCGTGTCGCGCGACAACATGAAGTCGCACGACGACTTCAAGGCCAAGCTCGAGCTGCCCTTCGAGCTGATCGCCGACACCGAAGAAAAGATGTGCCACATGTTCGGCGTGGTCAAGAACAAGATCATGTACGGCAAGAAGGTCAAGGGCATCGAGCGCAGCACCTTCCTGATCGGCCCCGACGGCGTGCTCAAGCAGGAATGGCGTGGCCTGAAGGTGCCGGGCCACGTCGAGGAAGTGCTCAAGGCCGTCAAGGCCCTGAAGAAAGCCGCCTGA
- a CDS encoding PhoH family protein → MPLPPAPTKRAALLAPDAYSLKASDASLDDFTERGAGTATPPAADEPAAPARRPATQAKGRKRNPPAAAPAEPTPVTEDRAKAPPAAVTPAVAPAPAPRRRPSSKRTAGGPPRLFVLDTNVLLHDPMSLFRFEEHDIFLPMIVLEELDGHKKGMTEVARNGRQTSRNLDALAAQAGGDMAKGLKLAATGHQSARGLLFFQTEPLADELPASLPQGKADNQILGVVAGLRQRHPEREVILVSKDINMRVKARALGLPAEDYENDKTLDDGELLYAGSLALPQDFWTRQSKTIESWQSGSHTYYRVSGPAVGQFYINQFVYFEAPGEPSLYARVTEIRDKTAVLKTLKDYTHLKNAVWGVTSRNREQNFALNLLMDPEIDFVTLAGTAGTGKTLMALAAGLTQVLDDRRYTEIIMTRATVSVGEDIGFLPGTEEEKMGPWMGALDDNLEFLAKGDGGNAGEWGRAATNELIRSRIKVKSMNFMRGRTFMNKYVIIDEAQNLTPKQMKTLITRAGPGTKIICMGNLAQIDTPYLTEGSSGLTYAVDRFKGWPHGGHITLARGERSRLADFASEVL, encoded by the coding sequence ATGCCCCTGCCCCCCGCCCCCACCAAACGCGCCGCCCTCCTCGCTCCCGACGCCTACTCGCTCAAAGCCTCCGACGCATCGCTCGACGACTTCACCGAACGCGGCGCCGGCACGGCAACGCCGCCCGCTGCCGACGAGCCCGCCGCCCCGGCCCGCCGGCCGGCCACGCAAGCCAAGGGCCGCAAGCGCAACCCACCGGCCGCGGCCCCCGCCGAGCCCACCCCGGTGACCGAGGACCGCGCCAAGGCGCCGCCCGCCGCGGTCACGCCGGCGGTCGCGCCGGCGCCGGCCCCGCGCCGGCGCCCCAGCAGCAAGCGCACGGCCGGCGGCCCGCCGCGCCTGTTCGTGCTCGACACCAACGTGCTGCTGCACGACCCGATGAGCCTGTTCCGCTTCGAGGAGCACGACATCTTCCTGCCGATGATCGTGCTCGAGGAGCTCGACGGCCACAAGAAGGGCATGACCGAGGTGGCCCGCAACGGCCGCCAGACCAGCCGCAACCTCGACGCGCTGGCCGCGCAGGCCGGCGGCGACATGGCCAAGGGCCTCAAGCTCGCGGCCACGGGGCATCAGTCGGCACGCGGTCTGCTGTTCTTCCAGACCGAGCCGCTCGCCGACGAACTGCCCGCGAGCCTGCCGCAGGGCAAGGCCGACAACCAGATCCTGGGCGTGGTGGCGGGGCTGCGCCAGCGCCACCCCGAGCGCGAAGTCATCCTGGTGTCCAAGGACATCAACATGCGCGTGAAGGCGCGCGCGCTGGGCCTGCCCGCCGAAGACTACGAAAACGACAAGACGCTGGACGACGGTGAACTGCTGTACGCGGGCTCGCTCGCGCTGCCGCAGGATTTCTGGACGCGCCAGAGCAAGACCATCGAGAGCTGGCAGAGCGGCAGCCACACCTACTACCGCGTGAGCGGGCCGGCCGTGGGGCAGTTCTACATCAACCAGTTCGTCTACTTCGAGGCGCCCGGCGAGCCTTCGCTGTACGCGCGCGTGACCGAGATCCGCGACAAGACCGCGGTGCTCAAGACGCTCAAGGACTACACCCACCTCAAGAACGCGGTGTGGGGCGTGACCAGCCGCAACCGCGAACAGAACTTCGCGCTCAACCTGCTGATGGATCCCGAGATCGACTTCGTCACCCTGGCCGGCACGGCCGGCACCGGCAAGACGCTGATGGCGCTGGCCGCGGGCCTCACGCAGGTGCTCGACGACCGCCGCTACACCGAGATCATCATGACCCGCGCCACCGTGAGCGTGGGCGAGGACATCGGCTTCCTGCCCGGCACGGAAGAAGAAAAGATGGGCCCGTGGATGGGGGCGCTCGACGACAACCTCGAGTTCCTGGCCAAGGGCGACGGCGGCAACGCGGGTGAGTGGGGCCGTGCGGCCACCAACGAGCTAATCCGCAGCCGCATCAAGGTCAAGAGCATGAACTTCATGCGCGGCCGCACCTTCATGAACAAGTACGTGATCATCGACGAGGCGCAGAACCTCACGCCCAAGCAGATGAAGACGCTGATCACGCGCGCGGGCCCGGGCACCAAGATCATCTGCATGGGCAACCTCGCGCAGATCGACACGCCCTACCTCACCGAAGGCTCCTCGGGCCTGACCTACGCGGTCGACCGCTTCAAGGGCTGGCCGCACGGCGGCCACATCACGCTGGCGCGCGGCGAACGCTCGCGCCTGGCCGACTTCGCGAGCGAGGTGCTGTAA